In Tepidanaerobacter syntrophicus, the following are encoded in one genomic region:
- a CDS encoding polyribonucleotide nucleotidyltransferase — translation MPEFKTEVAGRKLVVETGKVAQQANGSVMIKYEDTVLLVTATASKKPREGVDFLPLTVDYEEKLYAVGKIPGGFIKREGKPSEKAILSARLIDRPLRPLFPKNLRNDVQVIATVLSVDQDNMPDILAINGASCALCISDIPFDGPVGAVSVGLVNGEYVINPTVEESEKSRLRLSVAGTKDAVLMVEAGADEVSEDEMLNAILYGHEEIKKIIAFQEEIIKEVGKPKMEIVTDDENEELEKAVREFATEKILKAIRIFDKTEREDCLDKIAEETILNFQEAYPESDKQITEILTTITKEEVRKMISYEGIRPDGRTAKEIRPIWCEVGVLPRTHGSGLFTRGQTQVLTVATLGALGDVQILDGLGIEESKRYMHHYNFPPYSTGETRPMRGPGRREIGHGALAERALEPMIPPEEDFPYTIRLVSEVLSSNGSSSMASVCGSTLALMDAGVPIKAPVSGVAMGLIKQEDKVTILTDIQGMEDFYGDMDFKVAGTRNGITAIQMDIKIKGIDRDILKTALEQAREGRLYIMDKMLAVIPEPRKELSPYAPRIFTTTIDPEKIRDIIGPGGKTINKIISETNTKIDIEEDGKVYIAAPDESAGVKALEIINKITQDVEVGKIYMGKVMRTTNFGAFAEILPGKEGLIHISKLSSERVKRVEDVVKVGDEILVKVTDIDKQGRINLSHKDALDEIQSKNKKNSKA, via the coding sequence TTGCCAGAATTTAAAACAGAAGTAGCTGGACGTAAACTGGTTGTAGAAACAGGTAAGGTAGCTCAGCAAGCTAATGGTTCAGTTATGATAAAATACGAAGATACAGTTCTTTTGGTAACAGCTACAGCTTCAAAAAAACCGAGAGAGGGCGTAGATTTTTTACCACTTACCGTAGATTATGAAGAAAAGTTATATGCTGTTGGCAAAATTCCCGGCGGTTTCATTAAGCGGGAGGGAAAGCCCAGCGAAAAAGCAATTCTTTCAGCCCGCCTAATTGACAGACCGTTGAGGCCACTTTTTCCGAAGAATTTAAGAAATGATGTACAGGTAATAGCAACCGTCTTATCTGTAGATCAAGATAATATGCCTGATATACTTGCTATAAACGGTGCATCTTGCGCTCTTTGCATTTCAGACATACCCTTTGACGGACCTGTAGGTGCGGTATCTGTGGGCTTAGTAAACGGCGAATACGTTATAAATCCAACTGTGGAGGAAAGCGAAAAAAGCAGATTAAGGCTTTCCGTTGCAGGAACAAAGGATGCGGTACTGATGGTTGAAGCCGGCGCCGATGAGGTATCAGAAGATGAAATGCTAAATGCAATACTCTATGGTCATGAAGAAATTAAAAAAATCATAGCTTTTCAAGAAGAAATAATAAAAGAAGTTGGAAAGCCCAAGATGGAGATAGTTACCGATGATGAGAATGAGGAATTGGAAAAAGCCGTTAGGGAGTTTGCAACAGAAAAGATATTAAAGGCCATACGGATATTCGATAAAACCGAGCGAGAAGATTGTCTAGATAAAATAGCTGAAGAAACTATTCTTAATTTCCAGGAAGCTTATCCGGAATCAGACAAACAAATAACTGAGATTTTAACTACAATCACAAAAGAAGAAGTCAGAAAAATGATTTCATATGAGGGAATAAGACCTGATGGCAGGACAGCTAAGGAGATAAGGCCTATTTGGTGTGAAGTTGGAGTTTTGCCAAGAACCCATGGTTCAGGACTATTTACTCGCGGCCAGACACAAGTTCTTACAGTTGCAACTCTTGGTGCTTTAGGAGATGTACAAATTTTAGATGGTCTGGGTATCGAGGAATCTAAAAGGTATATGCACCATTACAATTTTCCACCTTACAGCACTGGTGAAACAAGACCGATGAGAGGCCCCGGCCGAAGAGAAATTGGGCACGGAGCATTGGCTGAAAGGGCATTAGAGCCAATGATACCTCCGGAAGAAGACTTTCCATATACTATACGGCTAGTCTCTGAAGTCCTAAGTTCAAACGGTTCAAGTTCTATGGCAAGCGTGTGCGGTTCTACCTTAGCTTTAATGGATGCCGGTGTTCCCATAAAAGCTCCTGTATCCGGCGTAGCTATGGGGCTCATAAAGCAAGAAGATAAAGTAACCATTTTAACGGATATCCAAGGTATGGAAGATTTTTATGGAGATATGGATTTTAAGGTTGCAGGCACTAGGAATGGTATTACGGCAATCCAGATGGACATTAAAATAAAGGGAATAGACAGAGATATATTAAAAACTGCTTTAGAGCAAGCAAGAGAAGGCAGACTATATATCATGGACAAGATGCTTGCGGTTATCCCCGAACCTAGAAAAGAATTGTCGCCTTATGCGCCGAGAATATTTACAACAACAATTGATCCGGAAAAAATCAGAGATATTATCGGACCCGGAGGAAAGACAATAAATAAGATAATCTCGGAAACTAATACAAAGATAGATATAGAAGAAGATGGAAAAGTGTACATTGCGGCTCCAGATGAGTCTGCAGGCGTAAAAGCTTTGGAAATTATAAATAAGATAACTCAAGATGTGGAAGTCGGTAAAATATATATGGGTAAAGTCATGCGTACAACTAACTTTGGAGCATTTGCCGAGATTCTTCCGGGCAAAGAAGGCCTTATCCATATTTCTAAGTTGTCTTCGGAAAGAGTTAAGCGTGTTGAAGATGTTGTGAAGGTCGGCGATGAAATCCTTGTCAAGGTAACCGATATTGATAAACAGGGTAGAATTAACCTCTCACATAAAGATGCCCTCGATGAAATTCAATCAAAAAACAAAAAGAATTCTAAGGCATAA
- the rpsO gene encoding 30S ribosomal protein S15, with product MALTKEIKQSIINEYKIHETDTGSPEVQVAMLTERINELTEHLKEHKKDHHSRRGLLKMVGKRRALLNYLKKNDPERYRSLIEKLELRK from the coding sequence ATGGCATTAACTAAAGAGATTAAACAGTCAATAATAAATGAATATAAGATACATGAGACAGACACGGGTTCCCCGGAAGTTCAAGTTGCTATGCTTACAGAAAGAATCAACGAGCTTACAGAGCATCTGAAGGAGCATAAAAAGGATCATCATTCTCGTAGAGGGTTGCTTAAGATGGTAGGCAAGCGGCGCGCTTTATTGAACTATTTGAAGAAAAATGACCCGGAACGTTACAGAAGTCTTATTGAAAAATTGGAATTACGAAAATAA
- a CDS encoding bifunctional riboflavin kinase/FAD synthetase → MQIYNDLASMNLPNYTVCGIGNFDGVHKGHQELIKKLLCTAKEKYLDSLILTFEPHPLKVLSPNSNIKLITTLEQKKKIMRSYGIDHFVLAPFTDEFSKIDYTDFIYDILIKKCRAKVVVVGYNYRFGYKGRGTAEALKEICGKNGIDTIIIPQVTYNGYTVSSTLIRELIEKGDVKTAAELLGRPFTIEGIVKPGNSIGKKIGFPTANIAPEENIVLPPRGVYAVLARRENNVHTGIANLGVKPTFNGSNLVLEVHLFDFNRELYGENLEIMFIERLRPEFKFATVKDLVRQIQQDILQAKEIFKINAVELI, encoded by the coding sequence ATGCAAATATATAACGACTTAGCATCGATGAACTTGCCAAATTATACAGTTTGCGGAATAGGTAACTTTGACGGGGTGCACAAGGGGCATCAGGAATTAATCAAAAAATTGCTTTGTACCGCAAAAGAGAAGTATTTAGATTCTCTGATCCTTACTTTTGAACCTCATCCTTTAAAAGTTCTTTCACCAAACAGCAATATCAAGCTTATAACAACATTGGAACAGAAAAAAAAGATAATGCGTTCTTACGGAATTGATCACTTTGTACTTGCACCGTTTACCGATGAGTTTTCAAAGATAGACTACACTGATTTTATTTATGACATATTGATAAAAAAGTGCAGGGCAAAAGTTGTAGTTGTAGGCTATAATTATAGGTTCGGTTATAAAGGAAGAGGAACGGCAGAAGCCTTAAAAGAAATATGCGGCAAAAACGGAATCGATACAATTATAATCCCTCAAGTCACCTACAATGGTTATACTGTGAGCAGTACTTTAATTAGAGAACTTATAGAAAAAGGCGATGTAAAAACGGCTGCAGAGCTTTTAGGGCGTCCCTTTACGATTGAGGGTATAGTAAAGCCCGGAAACTCTATAGGCAAAAAAATCGGTTTTCCAACTGCAAATATTGCACCCGAAGAAAATATTGTTTTGCCTCCAAGGGGAGTTTACGCAGTTTTAGCCCGCAGAGAAAATAATGTGCACACAGGTATCGCTAATTTGGGAGTGAAGCCAACTTTTAACGGCAGTAACTTAGTCCTGGAAGTGCATCTTTTCGACTTTAACAGAGAATTATATGGGGAAAATTTAGAGATTATGTTTATAGAAAGACTTCGTCCTGAATTCAAGTTTGCAACTGTAAAAGATCTTGTAAGGCAAATTCAGCAGGACATTCTGCAGGCCAAAGAAATTTTTAAAATTAATGCTGTGGAATTAATTTAA
- the truB gene encoding tRNA pseudouridine(55) synthase TruB, with the protein MQGVINVLKPSGMTSHDIIKRLRKLLNIKKIGHSGTLDPAATGVLPVFVGRATKAIEFFEKDDKEYIAEICFGITTSTADAEGEVVNIYPHPFEINREELEKILVEFIGEIEQIPPMYSAVHYKGKKLYELARQGVTVEREPRRVRIYSIKVMSVSSISAVIEVICSKGTYIRTLCEDIGEKLGFGAHLLKLRRTRSGPFDIQNAFTLEQIEENIKNGTLEKVLLPVDKYLCNMPAVILEYPDDSFFIKGRLIHEDFSHLAKQEGKFVRVYNFEKFLGIAVVKSIEQQVVLQVYKSL; encoded by the coding sequence GTGCAAGGAGTAATTAATGTATTAAAGCCTTCTGGTATGACTTCCCATGATATAATAAAACGTCTTAGAAAACTATTGAATATAAAAAAGATAGGACACAGTGGAACATTGGATCCGGCAGCAACTGGTGTATTACCTGTATTTGTAGGGCGGGCTACAAAAGCAATAGAATTTTTTGAAAAAGATGATAAAGAATATATAGCTGAAATCTGCTTTGGAATTACTACGAGCACAGCAGATGCAGAGGGAGAAGTTGTAAACATATACCCTCATCCTTTTGAAATTAATCGAGAGGAGCTAGAAAAAATACTTGTAGAATTTATTGGAGAAATTGAACAAATTCCCCCAATGTACTCAGCTGTCCATTATAAGGGCAAGAAATTGTATGAACTTGCCCGACAAGGAGTCACAGTTGAAAGAGAGCCGCGCAGAGTGAGAATTTATTCAATAAAAGTTATGAGTGTAAGTTCTATCTCGGCAGTAATAGAGGTTATATGTTCAAAGGGCACATATATAAGAACGCTCTGCGAAGATATAGGAGAAAAACTAGGTTTCGGGGCGCATCTTTTAAAGCTTAGAAGAACGCGATCAGGGCCTTTTGACATACAAAATGCTTTTACCCTCGAACAAATAGAGGAAAATATTAAGAATGGTACCCTTGAAAAAGTCCTGCTTCCTGTTGATAAGTATCTATGCAATATGCCGGCTGTCATATTAGAATATCCGGATGATAGTTTTTTTATAAAAGGCAGATTAATCCATGAAGATTTTAGCCATCTGGCAAAACAGGAAGGGAAATTTGTTCGTGTTTATAATTTTGAAAAATTCTTAGGCATCGCGGTTGTAAAATCCATAGAACAGCAGGTTGTTTTGCAAGTATACAAATCTTTATAG
- a CDS encoding DHH family phosphoesterase: MSIANLGSFNEILKSNKSFTIASHVDPDGDSIGSVLSLTLALKKMGKCAEPVIIDKIPEKYKFLPGNKLISNQFSSRSDVLISLDSSDINRLGLNEDIRDYGNIIVNIDHHKNNALFGDLNIVDSSASSAGEIVYQLIKDKIKIDNDIAINIYTSIITDTGSARYSNTTPLCLRILADLVDIGVKPDYVSRQVFEKRTLSSIKLLKLALDTLELLENNKIAAMYITQEMLEVSKAMEEETEGIINYAREIDGVEVAVLFREKEKSVTKVGLRSNEWVDVSKIAEKFNGGGHLRAAGCIVELPINQARAVVLNAVSAALADNGGILCKE; the protein is encoded by the coding sequence ATGAGCATTGCAAATCTTGGCAGTTTCAATGAAATCTTAAAATCAAATAAAAGTTTTACAATCGCATCACATGTGGACCCTGATGGAGACAGTATAGGATCTGTACTTTCTTTGACCCTTGCCTTGAAAAAAATGGGGAAATGTGCAGAACCTGTTATAATTGATAAAATACCCGAGAAATATAAATTCTTACCTGGAAATAAACTAATTTCGAATCAATTTTCCTCAAGATCTGATGTTTTAATCTCTCTAGACAGCAGCGACATAAATCGTCTTGGTTTAAATGAAGATATAAGGGATTACGGAAATATAATTGTAAATATTGATCACCACAAAAATAATGCGCTTTTTGGCGATTTGAACATCGTAGACAGCAGCGCTTCATCAGCAGGAGAAATTGTTTACCAATTAATTAAAGATAAGATCAAAATAGACAATGATATTGCAATCAATATATACACTTCAATTATTACAGATACAGGTTCTGCAAGGTACTCAAACACAACCCCTTTATGCCTTAGAATTTTAGCAGATTTGGTTGACATTGGCGTCAAGCCTGATTATGTAAGCAGACAAGTTTTTGAAAAAAGGACTTTGAGCTCTATAAAACTTCTAAAGCTCGCCTTAGATACATTAGAACTGTTAGAAAACAATAAGATAGCCGCTATGTATATTACTCAAGAAATGTTAGAAGTTAGTAAAGCTATGGAAGAAGAAACCGAAGGTATAATTAATTATGCAAGAGAAATCGACGGCGTAGAGGTGGCAGTGCTTTTCAGGGAGAAGGAAAAGTCTGTAACAAAAGTAGGATTAAGATCAAATGAGTGGGTAGATGTGAGCAAAATAGCAGAAAAGTTTAACGGTGGCGGTCACTTGAGAGCTGCAGGCTGTATTGTAGAACTTCCTATAAATCAAGCCCGTGCCGTTGTTTTAAATGCGGTATCTGCTGCCCTAGCTGATAACGGAGGGATTTTGTGCAAGGAGTAA
- the rbfA gene encoding 30S ribosome-binding factor RbfA, whose translation MEFSRNERIAEEIKKGMSEIISTNLKDPRVKGLVSITRVKVTKDLSHATIFLSFYCDEIEKEAAFDAIQSAKGFIKRELASKIRIKYMPDISFKMDESIEYGIHISKVLEEIKQQEQGEEKENGDEDD comes from the coding sequence GTGGAGTTTTCAAGAAATGAAAGAATTGCAGAAGAAATAAAAAAAGGCATGAGTGAAATTATCAGCACTAATTTAAAGGATCCGCGCGTAAAGGGCTTGGTATCCATAACGAGAGTTAAAGTCACGAAAGACTTAAGTCATGCTACGATATTTCTGAGTTTTTATTGTGACGAAATCGAAAAGGAGGCCGCCTTTGACGCTATTCAAAGCGCAAAGGGTTTTATAAAGCGAGAGCTTGCAAGCAAAATAAGGATTAAGTATATGCCGGATATATCCTTTAAAATGGATGAATCTATTGAATATGGAATTCATATAAGCAAGGTTTTGGAAGAAATAAAGCAGCAAGAACAAGGCGAAGAAAAGGAAAATGGGGACGAGGACGATTGA
- the infB gene encoding translation initiation factor IF-2, with amino-acid sequence MTKLRVYELAKELGISSKKLIETLEDLDVVVKNHMSTIDDDIAKLVTELIEEESGKSNKKKAAQASDDKKAEPADKEEKKVLTAKNEKAEDKQKTITVPSKISVKDLGALLGIEPVKIIKRLMNYGLMVNINAEIDFESAKKIANEFDVDIVEEKQDNEEFMLEEVDDPKDLKPRPPVVTVMGHVDHGKTSLLDAIRQTNVTQQEAGGITQHIGASEVEVNGKKIVFLDTPGHEAFTAMRARGAKVTDIAILVVAADDGVMPQTVEALNHAKAADIPIIVAINKIDKPNANPERIKQQLSDYGLIPEEWGGDTIFVNVSAKARIGIEQLLEMILLVAEMQELKANYNCRARGVIIEAKLDKGRGPIATVLVQRGTLKLGDGIVAGTAYGKVRALFDSHGKRIKSAGPSTPVEVLGLSEVPTAGDILLAVSSEKEAKSISDERKNLQKEPEYDTPQRISLDKLFEKMQKGEVKDLNLIVKADTQGSVEAIKQALEKCSNDQVQVKIIHGGVGAITESDVMLASASNAIIIGFNVRPDPNAKKMAEKEQIDIRTYRIIYDVVDDIQAAMEGMLEPEYEEVVQGRAEVRTLFKVPSVGTVAGCFVTDGKITRNSQIRVIRQGIVIHEGKIASLKRFKDDVREVASGYECGIALERFNDIKEQDILEAFVVRQVKE; translated from the coding sequence TTGACGAAACTGCGCGTATATGAATTAGCAAAAGAACTAGGAATTTCAAGCAAAAAGCTGATTGAAACCCTAGAAGATTTGGATGTAGTTGTAAAAAATCACATGAGTACAATTGATGATGATATAGCAAAGCTAGTAACTGAATTGATTGAAGAAGAATCTGGTAAAAGCAATAAAAAGAAAGCCGCTCAAGCTTCTGACGACAAAAAAGCAGAGCCGGCTGATAAAGAGGAGAAAAAGGTCCTAACTGCTAAGAATGAAAAAGCAGAGGATAAACAAAAAACAATTACAGTACCGAGCAAAATAAGTGTAAAGGATTTAGGCGCTTTACTCGGAATAGAACCTGTAAAAATAATTAAAAGGCTGATGAATTACGGCCTTATGGTTAACATTAACGCAGAAATAGATTTTGAATCTGCGAAAAAAATTGCAAATGAATTTGATGTTGATATAGTTGAAGAAAAACAAGATAATGAAGAGTTTATGCTTGAAGAAGTTGATGATCCTAAAGACCTGAAACCTCGTCCACCTGTTGTGACAGTAATGGGCCATGTAGATCATGGAAAGACTTCTTTGCTTGATGCAATAAGGCAGACAAATGTTACGCAGCAAGAAGCCGGAGGCATCACTCAACATATCGGTGCTTCAGAGGTAGAGGTAAACGGCAAAAAAATTGTATTTTTGGACACCCCGGGACATGAAGCATTTACAGCTATGCGCGCAAGAGGAGCTAAAGTTACAGATATAGCAATTTTAGTGGTAGCGGCTGATGACGGGGTTATGCCTCAAACAGTAGAGGCTTTAAACCATGCAAAAGCAGCTGATATTCCTATTATAGTTGCAATAAATAAAATTGATAAACCTAACGCAAATCCAGAAAGAATAAAGCAGCAGCTTTCAGATTACGGCTTGATTCCTGAAGAATGGGGCGGGGATACGATTTTTGTAAATGTTTCCGCAAAAGCCAGAATAGGAATTGAACAGCTTTTAGAAATGATATTGCTTGTAGCCGAGATGCAGGAACTAAAAGCCAATTACAATTGTCGGGCACGGGGTGTAATAATAGAAGCTAAACTGGATAAAGGCCGTGGACCTATTGCAACTGTTTTAGTCCAGCGGGGAACATTAAAGTTGGGTGACGGGATAGTTGCGGGTACCGCCTACGGAAAGGTCAGGGCACTATTTGATTCCCATGGAAAAAGAATAAAATCAGCAGGGCCATCAACACCTGTAGAGGTTTTAGGATTATCCGAAGTGCCAACTGCGGGAGATATTTTACTTGCTGTATCCAGCGAAAAAGAAGCAAAGTCTATTTCTGATGAGAGAAAAAATCTGCAAAAAGAACCGGAATATGATACGCCTCAGCGAATTTCTTTAGATAAGTTGTTCGAGAAGATGCAAAAAGGCGAAGTTAAAGACCTGAACTTAATTGTAAAAGCTGACACCCAGGGCTCAGTTGAAGCAATTAAACAAGCTTTGGAAAAATGTTCAAACGATCAAGTTCAAGTCAAAATAATCCATGGCGGCGTCGGCGCTATCACTGAAAGCGATGTAATGCTTGCCTCAGCGTCTAATGCTATTATTATAGGATTTAATGTAAGACCTGATCCCAACGCTAAAAAAATGGCGGAAAAAGAACAAATAGATATTAGGACCTATAGGATTATTTATGATGTGGTAGATGACATACAAGCAGCAATGGAAGGAATGCTTGAGCCGGAATATGAAGAAGTCGTTCAAGGCAGAGCAGAAGTTCGCACTTTATTTAAAGTGCCTTCTGTAGGCACTGTTGCCGGCTGTTTTGTAACTGATGGAAAAATCACGAGAAATTCACAAATCCGGGTAATACGACAAGGAATAGTCATACACGAAGGCAAAATAGCTTCACTAAAACGTTTTAAAGATGACGTTCGCGAGGTTGCAAGTGGATATGAATGCGGCATAGCTCTTGAAAGATTTAATGATATAAAGGAACAAGACATTCTTGAAGCCTTTGTAGTAAGACAAGTCAAGGAGTAA
- the rnpM gene encoding RNase P modulator RnpM produces MKRKKIPMRMCIGCREMKPKNELIRIVKTPDNNVEIDPTGKKSGRGAYVCKNDKCIEASMKENQLSKALDINVTKEIVSKIKEELSNL; encoded by the coding sequence ATGAAACGTAAGAAGATACCAATGCGCATGTGCATCGGATGCAGAGAAATGAAACCAAAAAATGAATTGATTAGAATAGTTAAAACCCCTGACAATAATGTAGAAATAGATCCTACGGGCAAAAAGTCCGGCCGAGGTGCCTACGTTTGCAAAAACGATAAGTGTATAGAGGCCTCTATGAAAGAAAATCAGCTTTCTAAAGCATTAGACATCAATGTGACTAAAGAAATTGTTTCGAAGATTAAAGAGGAGTTATCGAATTTATGA
- the nusA gene encoding transcription termination factor NusA, with amino-acid sequence MNTEFIEALVQIEKEKGISKDILLDALEASLISAYKKNYGSSQNVAVNIDRDTGEVKVFSKKIVTDDVKDELLEISIEEAREINPTAKIGDIVSIEVTPKKFGRIAAQTAKQVVMQRIREAERDLIFEEYAGRETDIVTGIIQRFDKKNVIIDLGKIEAILPATEQISFEEYVPGSRIKVYILEVKKTTKGPLITVSRSHPGLVKRLFELEVPEIYEGIVEIKGIAREAGSRTKIAVYSKDENVDPVGACVGPKGSRVQSVVDELHGEKIDIIKWDKDPAIFISNALSPAKVLNVIIEEHNKTARVTVSENQLSLAIGKEGQNARLAAKLTGWKIDIKSDDEKSKPAEDKRGDEDET; translated from the coding sequence ATGAATACAGAATTTATCGAAGCTTTGGTACAAATCGAAAAAGAAAAAGGAATATCCAAGGACATATTACTAGATGCGCTTGAGGCATCTCTTATATCAGCTTACAAAAAAAATTACGGTTCTTCTCAAAATGTAGCCGTCAATATCGATAGAGACACCGGAGAGGTTAAAGTATTTTCGAAGAAAATAGTAACAGACGATGTTAAGGACGAACTTTTGGAAATCAGTATAGAAGAAGCACGAGAAATTAACCCTACTGCAAAAATAGGTGATATTGTCTCTATAGAGGTAACCCCGAAAAAATTTGGCAGAATCGCCGCGCAAACTGCAAAACAAGTTGTAATGCAGAGAATACGGGAAGCTGAAAGGGATTTAATATTTGAGGAGTACGCCGGCAGAGAAACGGATATAGTCACAGGCATAATTCAAAGATTTGATAAAAAAAATGTTATAATTGATCTTGGTAAAATTGAAGCTATTCTTCCGGCAACAGAGCAAATAAGTTTTGAAGAATATGTCCCGGGCAGCAGAATCAAAGTCTATATTTTAGAAGTTAAGAAAACTACAAAAGGTCCGCTAATAACTGTTTCTCGCTCCCACCCCGGCCTTGTAAAAAGGCTGTTTGAGCTTGAAGTGCCCGAAATCTACGAAGGTATTGTGGAAATTAAAGGAATAGCGCGGGAAGCAGGTTCAAGAACTAAAATAGCTGTATATTCAAAAGACGAGAACGTAGATCCGGTAGGCGCTTGTGTCGGACCGAAAGGTTCTAGAGTTCAATCTGTTGTAGATGAGCTGCACGGTGAAAAAATTGATATAATCAAGTGGGACAAAGATCCTGCGATTTTTATCTCGAATGCTTTAAGTCCTGCTAAAGTCTTGAATGTAATTATCGAAGAACACAATAAAACAGCACGAGTTACCGTATCAGAAAATCAGCTGTCGCTTGCTATCGGCAAAGAAGGCCAAAATGCCAGGCTTGCAGCAAAACTTACCGGTTGGAAAATAGATATCAAGAGCGATGATGAAAAATCGAAGCCGGCCGAGGATAAGAGAGGGGATGAAGATGAAACGTAA
- the rimP gene encoding ribosome maturation factor RimP, whose amino-acid sequence MLNEKIFKKLLDIGNLVADSKGFELVDMEFVKESGNWYLRYYIDKPGGVTLDDCQLVSMELSKMLDEMDPIPYSYFLEVSSPGVERPLKKDKDFIKYIGSMVEIKTFEKIDGKKNFTGILKNYSNDTVTIEDGKTYSIPKDKISAAKLKFEWNEEQE is encoded by the coding sequence ATGCTGAATGAAAAAATTTTTAAGAAGCTGCTGGACATTGGAAATTTAGTAGCTGACAGTAAGGGATTTGAGTTGGTTGATATGGAATTTGTAAAGGAATCTGGAAACTGGTATTTAAGGTATTATATTGATAAACCTGGAGGAGTAACTCTTGATGATTGTCAGTTGGTAAGCATGGAGCTCAGTAAGATGCTGGACGAAATGGACCCAATACCCTACAGCTATTTTTTAGAGGTATCATCTCCAGGTGTTGAAAGACCCCTTAAAAAAGATAAAGATTTTATAAAATATATTGGCTCTATGGTAGAAATTAAGACTTTTGAAAAGATAGACGGCAAAAAGAATTTTACAGGGATCCTAAAAAATTATTCAAATGATACCGTCACCATCGAGGATGGGAAAACTTATTCAATTCCGAAAGACAAAATATCGGCAGCAAAACTTAAATTTGAATGGAATGAGGAGCAAGAATGA